One segment of Allorhodopirellula heiligendammensis DNA contains the following:
- a CDS encoding DUF1549 domain-containing protein → MINDAVEQVWRDYEIRPSGEVDDAQWCRRVFLDVIGRIPTYDELVEFMSDRTHDKRGALVQRLLHDDRYVEEYANHWSAVWTNLLIGRSGGTDRRDLTNRTGMQKYLRDSFAQNKTYDRLAYELVSATGSSTPGNPNFNGAVNFLIGKVNSEKATLATSSVSRIFLGQQVQCTQCHNHPFNQWKQQKFWEFNAFFRQTRALRRFVDGTNDIESAELVNEDFAGEAGTPEDALVFYEMRNGLQKVAYPVFTDGTEIGKSGYLEDTNRRDELATLMLQSEYLDKMIVNRMWSMFLGYGFTRPVDDLGPHQAPSHPVLLDALGKEFRKSSYDLKELITWITLSRPYQLEATLGKQNEIDDPTIGESPKFSRFYLRQMSAEQLYESLVAASDAKGKGSYADQEAERRKWLGQFVTAFGTDEGGEATTFNGSIPQALMLFNGELTKNATSEEAGGFIDRLSKSGRSPRDRLTQLYLTGLARRPTKNETTVAGKLLTARRGNEKEMLQDMWWAIINSNEFIMQH, encoded by the coding sequence ATGATCAACGACGCGGTGGAACAGGTGTGGCGAGATTACGAAATTCGTCCTTCAGGTGAAGTCGACGACGCTCAGTGGTGTCGACGAGTCTTTCTCGATGTCATCGGTCGCATTCCCACCTATGATGAGCTCGTCGAGTTCATGTCCGATCGAACCCACGACAAACGTGGGGCCTTGGTGCAGCGTCTGCTCCATGATGATCGATATGTTGAAGAATACGCCAATCACTGGAGCGCGGTTTGGACCAATTTGCTGATTGGGCGTAGCGGTGGCACTGATCGCCGCGACCTGACCAACCGCACGGGGATGCAGAAGTATCTGCGTGATAGTTTCGCTCAAAACAAAACATACGATCGTCTGGCTTACGAATTAGTTTCCGCGACCGGTTCATCGACCCCGGGCAATCCGAACTTCAACGGCGCGGTCAACTTCCTGATTGGCAAGGTGAATTCTGAAAAAGCGACCCTTGCTACGAGTAGTGTTTCACGGATTTTTCTCGGCCAGCAGGTACAGTGCACGCAGTGCCACAACCACCCGTTCAACCAGTGGAAACAGCAGAAATTCTGGGAATTCAATGCCTTTTTCCGGCAAACCCGCGCCTTGCGACGGTTTGTTGACGGCACCAACGACATCGAGTCCGCGGAGCTCGTTAACGAAGATTTTGCTGGTGAAGCAGGTACTCCAGAAGATGCGCTGGTGTTTTATGAGATGCGAAATGGTTTGCAGAAAGTCGCCTATCCGGTATTCACCGATGGCACTGAGATTGGCAAGAGCGGGTATCTCGAAGACACCAACCGACGTGATGAACTAGCAACGTTGATGCTCCAAAGTGAGTATCTGGACAAAATGATCGTCAATCGGATGTGGTCGATGTTTCTCGGCTATGGCTTCACGCGCCCCGTCGACGACCTCGGGCCTCACCAAGCGCCTTCGCACCCTGTGCTGCTCGACGCTCTCGGCAAAGAGTTTCGCAAATCCAGCTACGATCTTAAGGAACTGATCACTTGGATCACGCTCAGTCGGCCGTATCAACTCGAAGCCACATTGGGCAAACAAAATGAGATCGATGACCCGACCATCGGCGAATCACCCAAGTTCTCGCGGTTCTATCTTCGCCAAATGAGTGCCGAACAGCTCTACGAGTCGCTGGTTGCGGCCTCGGATGCCAAGGGCAAGGGCAGCTACGCGGATCAAGAGGCGGAGCGGCGAAAATGGCTGGGGCAGTTTGTCACCGCATTCGGTACTGATGAGGGCGGCGAAGCGACAACGTTTAACGGATCGATCCCTCAAGCATTGATGCTGTTCAATGGCGAACTGACCAAGAATGCCACCAGTGAAGAAGCGGGCGGCTTTATCGACCGCCTCTCCAAATCGGGGCGCTCGCCGCGAGATCGACTCACGCAACTCTATCTCACGGGACTGGCCCGTCGACCCACCAAGAACGAAACCACGGTTGCTGGGAAACTGCTGACAGCTCGTCGCGGCAATGAAAAGGAAATGCTGCAAGACATGTGGTGGGCGATCATCAACAGTAACGAATTCATCATGCAACATTAA
- a CDS encoding RNA polymerase sigma factor, giving the protein MSELSTAELIERHQNGVWRYLRALGCDTNTADDLTQETFLRVLRRDNFVQHSDKATSEYLRRTAYNLLVSSHRKLGRMRVTASEAVLDESWQQWAGKDLTGDEAVDALGECLKQLTDRARRALRLRFVDNVPRVKIGESLGITDHGARNLMQRAKSQLRECVGERLKKTIDAPNI; this is encoded by the coding sequence GTGAGTGAACTTTCGACGGCCGAACTTATAGAGCGGCACCAAAATGGGGTGTGGCGATACCTTCGTGCTCTCGGATGTGACACCAACACAGCGGACGATTTGACGCAGGAAACATTTCTGCGTGTACTTCGTCGCGATAACTTCGTTCAACATTCGGACAAAGCGACGTCGGAGTACCTTCGTCGAACCGCGTACAATTTATTGGTATCTAGTCACCGCAAACTGGGCAGGATGCGCGTCACCGCTTCGGAAGCGGTGCTCGACGAAAGCTGGCAGCAGTGGGCGGGCAAGGACCTAACGGGTGATGAGGCCGTCGATGCGCTGGGTGAATGCCTAAAACAGCTCACCGACCGGGCTCGTAGGGCCCTCCGATTGCGCTTCGTCGATAACGTGCCCCGCGTCAAGATTGGCGAATCGCTCGGCATCACTGACCACGGCGCTCGAAACCTGATGCAGCGAGCTAAATCTCAATTGCGAGAATGCGTCGGCGAACGACTGAAAAAAACTATCGATGCCCCAAACATTTAG
- the folE gene encoding GTP cyclohydrolase I FolE: MIASSKAAKPESDADSPSEKTPFFVDKNAPKNDAVDYPAIEQAVRVILGAVGEDPDREGLLETPARVARMYAEMFAGLKSDPGRHLEKVFEEDYDEIVLVRDISFCSMCEHHLLPFTGKAHIAYLPSGKVVGLSKLARVVEEVARRPQVQERLTHTVANLIEERLSARGVAVVVESTHSCMTMRGIRKPGSLCLTSAMRGAFKTDPKSRAEVLGLINRSAG, translated from the coding sequence ATGATTGCTTCATCGAAAGCTGCCAAACCCGAGTCTGACGCGGACTCCCCCAGTGAGAAAACGCCGTTTTTCGTTGACAAAAACGCCCCCAAGAACGATGCGGTCGACTATCCGGCGATCGAGCAAGCTGTGCGCGTGATTTTGGGCGCAGTTGGCGAAGACCCTGATCGCGAGGGATTGCTCGAGACACCGGCGAGGGTAGCGAGGATGTACGCCGAGATGTTCGCCGGGCTGAAATCGGATCCCGGCCGCCATTTAGAAAAAGTGTTCGAGGAAGACTACGATGAGATTGTGCTCGTCCGAGACATTAGCTTTTGCAGCATGTGCGAACATCATTTGCTGCCTTTCACGGGGAAGGCCCACATCGCGTATCTACCCAGCGGCAAGGTCGTGGGACTCAGTAAACTAGCGCGAGTCGTCGAGGAAGTCGCCCGTCGACCGCAGGTTCAGGAGCGGCTGACGCATACGGTGGCTAATCTGATCGAAGAACGACTTTCCGCCCGGGGTGTCGCGGTCGTCGTCGAGTCCACCCATAGCTGCATGACGATGCGGGGTATCCGCAAACCCGGCAGTCTGTGCCTGACCAGCGCCATGCGAGGGGCATTCAAAACCGATCCCAAATCGCGTGCCGAGGTGTTGGGATTGATTAATCGCAGCGCTGGATAA
- a CDS encoding DUF1501 domain-containing protein produces MDLSTPTGMTRRHFMSHLAGSSAAAAAAFTLGNSIQANAAEMTRNRKSAILLWMGGGPSTIDLWDLKPGAPTSGPFRPISTTGDMQICEHLPMVAQQMKHLSVVRSMSTREADHARGRYYMHTGYVPNPNIEHPGYGSVVAHELISQRPELEIPPFVSVGGAGTGPGFLGMAWSPFSVTSSGRVRNLEMQMSDQRLMQRMAALKMIEDGFANRTRDTPAIEHAKVLGKTFDLMTSDQMKAFKVAEEPEEVKERYGVNGFGQGCLLARRLVETGVPFVEVDLGGWDNHAGIFPTLKDQKLPQLDQAMSALVEDLAQRELIDDTVVMWMGEFGRTPRINQGAGRDHFARAWSCVVGGGNLKGGLAVGETSRDGTAVETEPYSSEDLMTTVCKGLGISTETTFTSKNGRPMKIAGGGKLINELLA; encoded by the coding sequence ATGGACCTCTCGACCCCGACCGGCATGACCCGCCGCCACTTCATGAGCCACTTGGCTGGTTCTTCAGCAGCGGCGGCAGCAGCGTTCACGCTCGGAAATTCGATCCAGGCCAATGCGGCGGAGATGACTCGCAATCGCAAATCCGCGATCTTGCTCTGGATGGGTGGTGGTCCGTCGACGATTGATTTGTGGGATCTCAAACCCGGAGCACCGACGAGCGGTCCCTTCCGACCGATCTCAACGACCGGTGACATGCAGATTTGTGAGCACCTGCCGATGGTCGCTCAGCAGATGAAGCATCTCTCGGTGGTGCGCAGCATGTCGACCCGCGAAGCCGACCATGCGCGCGGCCGCTATTACATGCACACCGGTTACGTCCCCAACCCCAACATTGAGCATCCCGGCTACGGCAGCGTGGTCGCTCATGAGTTGATCAGCCAACGTCCGGAACTGGAGATCCCCCCATTCGTTTCGGTGGGAGGAGCAGGCACAGGGCCCGGATTCCTCGGCATGGCTTGGTCCCCGTTTTCGGTCACCAGCAGCGGGCGGGTGCGGAATCTCGAAATGCAGATGAGCGACCAGCGGCTGATGCAGCGGATGGCAGCTTTGAAAATGATCGAAGATGGCTTCGCCAATCGCACCCGCGATACCCCCGCCATCGAGCATGCCAAGGTGTTGGGGAAAACCTTTGATCTGATGACCAGTGATCAAATGAAAGCGTTCAAGGTGGCGGAGGAACCTGAGGAGGTCAAGGAACGCTACGGCGTCAATGGCTTCGGCCAGGGCTGTCTGCTGGCCCGCCGGTTGGTTGAAACAGGTGTGCCGTTTGTGGAAGTCGATCTGGGCGGATGGGATAACCACGCGGGGATTTTCCCCACCCTCAAAGACCAAAAATTGCCTCAATTGGACCAGGCCATGAGCGCCTTGGTCGAGGACCTGGCCCAGCGGGAACTGATCGACGACACCGTCGTGATGTGGATGGGTGAATTTGGCCGAACCCCCCGAATCAACCAGGGCGCGGGGCGCGATCACTTCGCGCGGGCCTGGTCCTGTGTGGTCGGGGGTGGTAACCTCAAGGGTGGGCTGGCCGTTGGCGAAACCAGCCGGGACGGCACCGCCGTGGAAACTGAACCGTACAGCAGCGAAGATTTGATGACGACGGTGTGCAAGGGTTTAGGGATTTCCACAGAGACCACGTTTACCAGTAAAAACGGTCGTCCGATGAAGATCGCCGGAGGTGGCAAATTGATCAATGAATTGCTTGCGTGA
- a CDS encoding type II secretion system F family protein, with translation MIGQRMGLKAARDFCQRFATGMHAGVDLLRMLDSEAKIGPPRQRLAITELRGEAAAGVTLADGMKKQPKFFPPLLRSMTHVGEATGTLERTLFKLAEYYDQQLTLRNNFQRAIAWPAIQFVIGVGVLSLVIWIMGIMNTGGRQMADILGMGLTGTSGVLKFWGILLLFFAFVTAAIVSFQKNVGGIQNAIPLLYKIPGIGSPLQTITLSRFTWTLSLALGTGLDPIRAIRLALDSTDSDFYRSGGDDAEAAIRGGSTLTEALQATAVFPEEFLTQVSVAELSGTDAESIAHVARDYDARAKMATRVIAGIATGAIWLMVAGFLIFFIIRIVMMIAGAYQDALTPI, from the coding sequence TTGATAGGCCAGCGGATGGGCTTAAAGGCTGCCAGAGATTTCTGTCAACGTTTCGCGACCGGAATGCACGCCGGCGTGGACCTGCTGCGGATGCTCGACAGCGAAGCAAAGATCGGTCCTCCCCGGCAACGGCTGGCGATTACAGAACTCCGCGGCGAGGCCGCCGCCGGCGTGACGCTGGCCGACGGCATGAAAAAGCAGCCGAAATTCTTCCCGCCACTACTGCGATCGATGACCCATGTCGGCGAGGCGACCGGCACGCTGGAACGGACCCTGTTCAAATTGGCGGAGTACTACGACCAGCAGCTCACCCTGCGGAACAATTTCCAGCGTGCGATTGCGTGGCCGGCAATTCAATTCGTGATCGGTGTGGGTGTGCTGTCGCTGGTGATCTGGATCATGGGAATCATGAATACCGGTGGTCGCCAAATGGCAGACATTCTGGGCATGGGGCTGACCGGAACGTCCGGCGTGTTGAAATTCTGGGGAATATTGCTGCTATTTTTCGCTTTTGTGACCGCTGCAATTGTTTCCTTTCAGAAGAACGTCGGGGGAATTCAGAATGCAATTCCGCTGCTCTATAAAATCCCAGGGATCGGCAGCCCCCTGCAAACGATCACGCTTTCACGGTTCACCTGGACACTTTCATTAGCCCTGGGCACGGGCTTAGATCCGATCCGAGCAATCCGGCTGGCGCTTGACTCGACCGATAGCGACTTTTATCGCAGCGGCGGGGACGACGCCGAAGCAGCTATCCGTGGGGGATCGACTCTCACCGAAGCGCTCCAGGCAACGGCCGTTTTTCCGGAAGAATTTTTGACTCAAGTGAGCGTGGCGGAATTGTCTGGGACCGACGCGGAATCGATTGCGCATGTCGCCCGGGACTACGACGCTCGCGCCAAAATGGCGACGCGGGTCATCGCTGGGATCGCGACCGGTGCCATCTGGCTGATGGTGGCTGGATTCTTAATTTTCTTCATTATTCGAATCGTCATGATGATTGCGGGCGCCTACCAAGATGCACTGACGCCAATTTGA
- a CDS encoding 3-deoxy-D-manno-octulosonic acid transferase, whose amino-acid sequence MFLNLLYAIALTLLSPVILYRIVRYGRYRRGVSEKLFGVSKRRASELLAGSDESIWLHAVSVGEVNLLPELARLLSARSPHTAVVISASTDTGYDLAVKHFGQERVFFCPLDFTWAVQCTLRNLKCRQLVLAELELWPNLVTAATRVNCAVTVINGRLSERSAGRYQKFAWLLRPTFASLTAVGCQDAETADRFVACGVDRDRARVTGSLKFDNAPRSRDTPGVNARINWAGVSPWHRVWCFGSTQAGEEAMALKIYQRLRVEHPELRLILVPRHPERFNQVAELVVASGDRVIRRSQNESQFNDEWEGEEVILVDTIGELRHWWGVAHIATVGGSFGDRGGQNMLEPAGYGCAVSFGPNTKNFSTIAEQLIAGHGAVRVADEEQLTAFVRRCLDDHPAADSLGHAAQQIVDQHRGAYHRTIELLGMQSIPQDSQQNAA is encoded by the coding sequence ATGTTTCTCAATCTCCTCTACGCGATCGCTCTGACACTGCTCTCGCCGGTCATTCTCTACCGAATCGTCCGGTACGGACGCTACCGCCGGGGTGTCTCCGAGAAACTTTTCGGTGTGTCAAAGCGGCGAGCGTCCGAACTTCTTGCCGGTAGCGACGAGTCGATTTGGTTGCACGCGGTGAGCGTGGGTGAAGTCAATCTGTTACCTGAGCTTGCGCGACTGTTATCCGCGCGGTCGCCTCATACGGCAGTTGTGATCAGCGCATCGACTGATACTGGATATGATCTCGCGGTCAAGCATTTTGGCCAGGAACGCGTGTTTTTCTGCCCACTCGATTTTACGTGGGCAGTGCAGTGCACATTGCGGAATCTCAAGTGTCGTCAGTTAGTGCTCGCTGAACTCGAGCTTTGGCCCAACCTGGTTACTGCTGCAACTCGCGTTAACTGCGCCGTTACCGTGATCAACGGTCGGCTTAGCGAGCGTAGTGCGGGACGCTACCAAAAGTTTGCGTGGCTATTGCGGCCGACGTTTGCGTCGCTGACTGCGGTGGGGTGTCAGGATGCAGAAACGGCGGATCGCTTCGTTGCTTGCGGGGTTGATCGCGATCGAGCTCGCGTGACCGGATCGCTGAAGTTTGACAATGCTCCCCGTTCACGTGATACCCCTGGAGTCAATGCGCGGATTAACTGGGCCGGCGTAAGCCCCTGGCACCGCGTCTGGTGTTTCGGCAGCACGCAGGCGGGTGAAGAGGCGATGGCCTTGAAAATCTATCAACGCCTGCGTGTTGAGCATCCCGAACTGCGGCTGATTCTCGTGCCTCGTCACCCGGAACGGTTCAACCAAGTCGCAGAATTAGTGGTAGCGAGTGGCGATCGGGTCATCCGCCGTAGCCAGAACGAGAGTCAATTCAATGACGAGTGGGAGGGCGAGGAGGTCATTCTCGTCGATACGATTGGCGAGTTACGCCACTGGTGGGGCGTCGCGCACATCGCAACCGTGGGGGGCAGTTTTGGTGACCGCGGTGGCCAGAATATGCTGGAGCCCGCAGGATACGGCTGCGCGGTCTCCTTCGGCCCCAATACAAAAAACTTCTCCACCATCGCCGAGCAACTCATCGCCGGTCATGGCGCCGTCCGCGTTGCCGATGAGGAACAGCTCACGGCGTTTGTGCGACGATGTCTCGATGACCATCCCGCCGCTGATTCCTTGGGGCATGCAGCCCAACAAATCGTCGACCAGCATCGAGGCGCCTATCATCGGACGATCGAACTGTTGGGCATGCAATCGATCCCGCAGGACTCCCAGCAGAACGCGGCTTAA
- a CDS encoding preprotein translocase subunit SecA — MSIFERLWDLLGLVFGGTFERVGQAATSVFGSANARHVAKLQERVEKINALEPKYEAFTDEELRAQTELFRKRLRQGETLDDLLVEAFAVCREGGKRFLNMRHYDVQLIGGMVLHAGGIAEMVTGEGKTLVATLPAYLNALEGKGVHVITVNDYLARRDMEWMAPLCMNLGLTINAIQSGMSTQEKQAAYQCDITYGTNNEFGFDYLRDNMRPAAKGDDRFPSDAQQCQGPLNYAIIDEVDNILIDEARTPLIISGPADLDLGRYADADRVARQLQKELHFTVDEKQHNVTLTDEGVRAAEELAGVESFYTAGNMEWPHLIDNALKAHYLYKLDVNYVIKDQQIVIVDEFTGRLMEGRQWSDGLHQACEAKEGVPIKQETQTFATASLQNIFKMYKKLSGMTGTAMTEADEFWKIYKLDVVAIPTHREMQRIEHADLIYLNEKDKFRAIADDVERAHKWDVVSLKDGSEIWGKIQSEADDAVMIVPKNEKQPESVARAKIVKIERAGRPVLVGTVSIEKSERLSHMLETRGITHNVLNAKQHGREAEIVAQAGRIGAVTIATNMAGRGTDIILGGNPETMAWAQLQHTYPTRLEVPDDVWKKLVDEIDEQEQMSAEGEIVRDLGGLYVLGTERHESRRIDLQLRGRCGRQGDPGGSRFFLSLEDDLMRIFAGDFVKSVMERMGMKEGEAIESSLVTRRIAAAQKKVEERNFEIRKSLLEYDEVMDEQRKRVYRYRQNLLDGHSSRNMILGLIRAEIESHVDTFLEPNYGIETFANYAGTQLQCQLDARDFSNMDFEMADSYAKDQAERKSEVTIAEAVEENLPSGMEEEWNWKAMATWANTRLQTNYQDHQLKNLDREEMLDDFVEKAHALIASTDLSEGEPLLDAEYGLRVLCAWMRNKFGIETTPDEFRDVDDSRKVSDTLMQRAEAAYTEKEAEYPVLTGISRFTEKQGTQVSLDREGLIAWVQGRFNTELSVDEIKLNRDDLKLQLIQHSKSTASQSVAAQEQAIAKVAELFSGADDESTALLASGDSGQLESLVEWLGRELDHETTVEDLSRMDRAELTLAVQGAVDDRFYPEMRRMERQILLNIVDDAWKNHLLTMDHLRSSVGLKGYAQMDPKVEYKREGMRMFETMWGSIGERVSELIFRMESFNEAFIRSTWVDARPRHDDAHEAGSIARMPSDTAAQRAASGSEGRGDGEEVKPEPIRKDEPRIGRNSPCPCGSGKKYKSCCMRKMV; from the coding sequence ATGTCCATTTTCGAGCGTCTTTGGGACCTACTCGGTCTCGTTTTCGGCGGAACCTTCGAACGGGTCGGCCAGGCCGCCACCAGCGTCTTCGGCTCGGCCAATGCGAGGCATGTCGCCAAGCTTCAAGAGCGTGTCGAAAAAATCAACGCGTTGGAGCCTAAGTACGAAGCGTTCACAGACGAAGAGTTACGTGCGCAAACCGAGCTGTTCCGCAAGCGACTGCGCCAGGGGGAGACGCTCGATGACCTCCTCGTGGAAGCCTTTGCGGTGTGTCGAGAAGGCGGCAAGCGGTTTCTCAACATGCGCCATTATGACGTCCAGCTGATTGGTGGCATGGTGCTACACGCTGGTGGGATTGCCGAAATGGTGACAGGTGAGGGAAAGACGCTGGTCGCGACGCTGCCTGCGTACCTCAATGCCCTCGAAGGCAAGGGCGTTCACGTCATCACGGTCAACGATTACCTCGCTCGTCGTGATATGGAGTGGATGGCACCTCTCTGCATGAATCTCGGACTGACGATCAATGCGATCCAGTCTGGAATGAGCACGCAGGAGAAACAGGCGGCGTACCAGTGCGATATCACCTACGGAACCAACAATGAGTTCGGATTCGATTATCTGCGAGACAACATGCGTCCGGCCGCGAAAGGCGACGACCGGTTCCCCAGCGATGCCCAACAGTGCCAAGGCCCGCTGAACTACGCGATCATTGACGAAGTCGACAATATCCTCATTGATGAAGCGCGAACTCCCTTAATCATCAGCGGCCCAGCCGATCTAGATCTTGGACGTTACGCCGACGCCGATCGTGTTGCCCGGCAGCTGCAAAAGGAATTGCACTTTACCGTTGATGAGAAGCAGCACAACGTCACGCTTACCGACGAAGGCGTTCGCGCGGCAGAGGAACTCGCTGGTGTCGAGAGTTTTTACACCGCCGGTAACATGGAATGGCCGCACCTGATCGACAACGCGCTGAAGGCTCACTACCTCTACAAGCTCGATGTCAACTACGTCATCAAGGACCAACAGATTGTCATCGTCGATGAATTCACAGGCCGCTTGATGGAAGGCCGTCAATGGTCCGATGGGCTGCATCAAGCCTGTGAGGCCAAAGAAGGCGTGCCGATCAAGCAAGAGACTCAAACCTTTGCCACCGCGTCGCTGCAGAACATCTTCAAGATGTATAAAAAACTGTCGGGGATGACCGGCACGGCGATGACCGAAGCGGACGAATTCTGGAAGATCTACAAGCTTGACGTGGTCGCCATTCCCACTCACCGGGAAATGCAACGGATCGAGCATGCTGATTTGATTTACCTCAACGAGAAAGATAAATTCCGCGCGATCGCAGACGACGTTGAACGCGCCCACAAGTGGGACGTCGTCTCGCTCAAGGACGGGAGCGAAATCTGGGGCAAGATCCAAAGCGAGGCGGATGATGCCGTCATGATCGTGCCTAAAAACGAGAAGCAGCCTGAGAGTGTTGCTCGTGCGAAGATCGTCAAGATCGAGCGTGCTGGGCGGCCGGTTTTGGTAGGTACGGTCAGCATTGAGAAGAGCGAGCGGCTCAGCCATATGCTCGAGACCCGGGGCATCACTCACAACGTGCTCAATGCAAAGCAGCACGGTCGCGAAGCTGAAATTGTCGCTCAAGCGGGACGCATCGGCGCGGTTACCATCGCCACCAACATGGCTGGACGCGGAACCGATATTATTCTCGGTGGTAACCCTGAGACGATGGCCTGGGCTCAACTGCAACATACCTATCCGACTCGGCTAGAAGTGCCGGATGACGTCTGGAAGAAGCTCGTCGACGAGATCGATGAGCAAGAGCAGATGAGTGCCGAAGGGGAGATCGTACGCGATCTCGGGGGCTTGTATGTGCTCGGTACCGAACGCCACGAATCGCGTCGGATCGACTTGCAGTTGCGTGGTCGCTGTGGTCGCCAGGGTGATCCTGGCGGTAGTCGCTTCTTCTTGTCTCTCGAAGATGACTTGATGCGGATTTTCGCCGGCGACTTCGTCAAGAGCGTGATGGAGCGAATGGGTATGAAGGAAGGTGAGGCGATCGAGTCATCGCTCGTCACCCGTCGCATCGCTGCAGCACAGAAGAAGGTTGAAGAGCGCAACTTTGAAATTCGAAAAAGCTTGCTCGAGTATGACGAAGTGATGGACGAGCAACGCAAACGCGTCTATCGCTATCGTCAGAATCTGCTTGATGGTCACTCCTCACGCAATATGATTCTCGGCCTGATCCGGGCTGAGATCGAATCCCACGTCGATACCTTCCTCGAACCTAATTACGGTATCGAGACATTCGCCAACTACGCCGGCACGCAGCTTCAGTGCCAGCTCGACGCACGCGATTTCTCGAACATGGATTTCGAGATGGCCGATAGCTACGCGAAGGATCAAGCGGAACGGAAATCCGAGGTCACCATCGCCGAAGCCGTCGAAGAGAACCTGCCCAGTGGCATGGAAGAAGAATGGAACTGGAAAGCAATGGCAACGTGGGCCAACACGCGGCTGCAAACGAACTATCAAGATCACCAGCTCAAGAATCTTGATCGCGAGGAAATGCTCGACGATTTTGTCGAAAAGGCACACGCCTTGATCGCCAGCACCGATCTGAGCGAAGGCGAGCCGCTGCTCGACGCAGAGTACGGCCTGAGGGTCCTGTGTGCTTGGATGCGAAACAAATTCGGCATCGAAACGACGCCGGACGAGTTCCGTGACGTCGACGACAGCCGGAAGGTATCCGACACGCTGATGCAGCGTGCGGAAGCCGCCTACACCGAGAAGGAAGCTGAGTACCCGGTGCTCACAGGTATCTCACGATTCACGGAGAAACAGGGGACGCAGGTCTCGCTCGATCGTGAAGGTTTGATTGCATGGGTCCAAGGTCGCTTCAATACAGAATTATCAGTTGATGAGATCAAACTCAATCGCGATGACCTGAAGCTGCAGTTGATCCAGCACAGCAAATCAACTGCGAGCCAGTCCGTGGCCGCACAGGAGCAAGCCATTGCGAAGGTTGCTGAGCTATTCTCAGGTGCAGATGATGAGTCCACCGCCTTGCTCGCCAGTGGCGACAGTGGCCAGTTAGAATCGCTGGTTGAGTGGCTCGGCAGGGAGCTCGATCACGAAACGACTGTCGAGGATCTGTCGCGCATGGATCGGGCTGAGTTGACACTCGCCGTTCAAGGGGCCGTGGATGATCGGTTCTATCCAGAGATGCGGCGAATGGAGCGGCAGATTCTGCTCAATATTGTCGACGATGCCTGGAAGAACCACCTGCTGACAATGGATCACCTGCGCAGCAGCGTGGGGCTCAAGGGCTACGCTCAAATGGACCCCAAGGTCGAGTACAAACGCGAAGGGATGCGGATGTTTGAGACGATGTGGGGCTCGATCGGAGAGCGTGTTTCCGAATTGATCTTCCGCATGGAATCTTTCAATGAGGCGTTCATTCGTAGCACCTGGGTCGATGCTCGACCTCGCCATGATGACGCTCATGAAGCCGGTTCGATCGCCCGCATGCCCAGCGACACAGCGGCCCAACGAGCGGCCTCCGGTAGCGAGGGGCGTGGCGATGGCGAGGAAGTCAAACCGGAACCAATCCGGAAAGACGAACCGCGTATCGGTCGCAACTCACCGTGCCCTTGCGGAAGCGGGAAGAAATACAAATCCTGCTGTATGAGAAAAATGGTATAG